The following proteins are encoded in a genomic region of Paraburkholderia sp. BL23I1N1:
- the tolA gene encoding cell envelope integrity protein TolA — translation MIRKHSEYPLQPPRERGTGRAFAFALVMHALLGFFLYHGIQWQNSTPAGAEAELWTEVPDTAIPRLPPPPPVPVAPAPPLPDEQADIALQEKKRQQQEAARLAQLAEQQRLQKLQAQQEAEAKRQQQLAADQAAQLAAQKAAAAKQKQLQQQQQQQAEKLRQQQLADQQKQQQDQQKQAEADAQKKADAQKAAKAKAQADAAAQTKKLDAERRARLAQMQGSAGGEGSSGNGLAKSGTGSGSGGTATSPGYADKVRRVVRPNISWGGETEGLETVISVRCSPTGTLLDAQIARSSGNSAWDDAALRAVQRSNPMPQDIDGKTPTSFKITLRPAG, via the coding sequence ATGATCCGCAAGCATTCCGAATACCCGCTCCAGCCTCCGCGTGAACGCGGCACCGGGCGAGCCTTTGCGTTCGCGCTGGTGATGCATGCGCTGCTCGGATTCTTTCTGTACCACGGCATTCAGTGGCAGAACAGCACGCCGGCCGGCGCGGAAGCCGAACTGTGGACCGAGGTGCCCGATACGGCCATCCCGCGCCTGCCTCCTCCGCCGCCCGTGCCTGTCGCCCCTGCCCCGCCGCTGCCGGACGAACAGGCCGATATCGCGCTGCAGGAAAAGAAACGCCAGCAACAGGAAGCGGCCCGCCTCGCGCAACTGGCAGAGCAGCAGCGTCTGCAGAAGCTGCAAGCCCAGCAGGAAGCCGAGGCGAAGCGCCAGCAGCAACTGGCGGCCGATCAGGCAGCGCAGCTCGCCGCGCAAAAAGCGGCGGCGGCCAAGCAGAAACAGCTGCAACAACAGCAGCAACAACAGGCCGAGAAACTGAGGCAGCAGCAATTGGCCGACCAGCAAAAGCAGCAGCAGGATCAGCAAAAACAGGCTGAAGCTGACGCGCAGAAGAAGGCCGACGCGCAGAAAGCGGCGAAGGCCAAGGCTCAGGCCGATGCGGCGGCGCAGACCAAGAAGCTGGATGCGGAACGTCGTGCGCGGCTTGCCCAGATGCAAGGGTCGGCGGGCGGCGAAGGCTCGAGCGGCAATGGGCTTGCGAAGAGCGGCACGGGTAGCGGTTCGGGTGGCACGGCGACATCGCCGGGTTACGCGGACAAGGTGCGTCGTGTGGTCCGCCCGAACATCTCGTGGGGTGGCGAAACGGAAGGTCTGGAGACCGTCATCTCCGTACGCTGCTCGCCGACAGGCACGCTGCTCGACGCGCAGATCGCGCGCAGCAGCGGCAACTCGGCGTGGGACGACGCGGCACTGCGGGCCGTTCAGCGTTCCAATCCGATGCCTCAGGACATCGACGGGAAAACGCCGACCAGCTTCAAGATTACGTTGCGCCCAGCAGGTTGA
- the tolR gene encoding protein TolR codes for MAGSSSSMRGSRSRRAMADINVVPYIDVMLVLLVIFMVTAPLVAPSIVNLPTVGGAAPQQQTPPVIVNIRADGNMSVKYKDDSGAQQQEDMSKADLRGFIADRAQSHPDQPVVIAADKTVKYEVVMNVMSELKAQGVKRVGLLVKSQ; via the coding sequence ATGGCAGGCTCTTCTTCCAGCATGCGCGGCAGCCGTTCGCGCCGCGCGATGGCCGACATCAACGTCGTGCCGTACATCGACGTGATGCTCGTGCTGCTCGTGATCTTCATGGTGACCGCGCCACTCGTCGCCCCGTCGATCGTCAATCTGCCGACCGTTGGTGGCGCTGCACCCCAGCAGCAAACGCCGCCCGTGATCGTGAACATTCGCGCGGACGGCAATATGAGCGTCAAATACAAGGACGATTCCGGCGCGCAGCAGCAGGAAGACATGAGCAAGGCCGATCTGCGCGGCTTTATCGCCGACCGTGCGCAATCGCATCCTGACCAGCCGGTCGTGATCGCCGCCGACAAGACCGTGAAGTACGAGGTCGTGATGAATGTGATGTCCGAGCTGAAAGCTCAGGGTGTCAAGCGCGTTGGACTGCTCGTCAAATCGCAATGA
- the tolQ gene encoding protein TolQ, producing MNTTQDLSIVSLVLNASLLAQAVMALLLLLSLLSWTFIFRKWFAIRRARAQTERFERDFWSGGDLQALYQSAANNRHTIGALERIFESGMREFLKGKEKRLNDSGAILDGARRAMRAAFQREMDVLEANLAFLASVGSVSPYIGLFGTVWGIMNAFRGLANVQQATLANVAPGIAEALTATAIGLFAAIPAVVAYNRYAHDIDRLAIRFETFIEEFSNILQRQAQ from the coding sequence ATGAACACTACACAAGATCTGTCGATCGTTTCTCTCGTACTTAATGCGAGCCTGCTGGCGCAAGCCGTCATGGCGCTGCTGCTTCTGCTGTCCCTTTTGTCGTGGACTTTCATCTTCCGCAAGTGGTTTGCGATCCGCCGGGCGCGCGCGCAAACTGAACGCTTCGAACGCGATTTCTGGTCGGGCGGCGACCTGCAGGCGCTCTATCAGAGCGCTGCGAACAATCGCCACACGATCGGCGCACTGGAACGGATTTTCGAGTCCGGCATGCGTGAATTCCTGAAGGGTAAGGAAAAGCGCCTGAACGATTCAGGCGCGATTCTCGACGGCGCACGCCGTGCCATGCGCGCCGCGTTCCAGCGTGAAATGGACGTGCTCGAGGCAAATCTGGCGTTTCTCGCGTCGGTTGGCTCGGTCAGCCCGTATATCGGCCTGTTCGGCACGGTGTGGGGGATCATGAACGCCTTCCGCGGCCTCGCCAACGTGCAGCAGGCTACGCTTGCGAACGTCGCGCCGGGCATTGCCGAAGCACTGACCGCCACCGCAATCGGCCTGTTCGCCGCGATTCCGGCCGTGGTCGCCTACAACCGCTACGCGCACGACATCGACCGTCTGGCGATCCGCTTCGAGACCTTCATCGAAGAGTTCTCGAACATTTTGCAGCGTCAGGCACAGTAA
- the ybgC gene encoding tol-pal system-associated acyl-CoA thioesterase — protein sequence MRGMNMSTSQPGTEIGFTWPIRVYYEDTDAGGIVFYANYLKFFERARTEWLRACGVDQNRLADETDTIFIVRSTAVDYRAPARLDDVVSVVSRIERLGRASVDFAQEAWRDGTLLATGAIRVGCVDRVALRPAAIPPPVLAALRRGPGVNGGGMSTDND from the coding sequence ATGCGCGGCATGAATATGTCGACCAGCCAGCCCGGCACGGAAATCGGCTTCACGTGGCCAATCCGCGTGTATTACGAAGATACCGACGCCGGCGGCATCGTGTTTTACGCGAACTACCTGAAGTTTTTTGAGCGGGCGCGCACTGAATGGCTGCGCGCGTGTGGCGTCGACCAGAATCGGCTCGCCGACGAAACGGATACGATCTTCATCGTCCGCAGCACAGCAGTCGACTATCGGGCGCCGGCCAGGCTCGACGATGTCGTCAGCGTGGTAAGCCGAATCGAGCGTCTTGGCCGCGCATCCGTCGATTTTGCGCAGGAAGCGTGGCGTGACGGTACGCTGCTTGCCACCGGCGCCATCCGGGTCGGCTGTGTCGACCGCGTTGCGCTGCGGCCGGCCGCGATTCCTCCACCGGTTCTCGCCGCGCTGCGGCGCGGGCCGGGTGTGAACGGCGGCGGTATGTCAACGGACAACGACTGA
- the ydfG gene encoding bifunctional NADP-dependent 3-hydroxy acid dehydrogenase/3-hydroxypropionate dehydrogenase YdfG, with protein MIVFVTGASAGFGAAIARAFVKGGHRVVATARRKDRLQALADELGDALLPYELDVRDRAAVEAVPASLPADFAALDVLVNNAGLALGIEPAQKASLDEWNTMIETNCTGLVQVTHALLPGMVERNRGHIFNLGSAAGNWPYAGGNVYGATKAFVRQFSLNLRADLAGTALRVTDIEPGLCGGTEFSNVRFRGNDEKAAKMYENVQALTPEDIADSIYWIATRPAHVNINTIELMPVAQSFSALSVHRG; from the coding sequence ATGATCGTGTTCGTCACCGGAGCGTCCGCGGGATTCGGCGCCGCTATCGCCCGCGCTTTCGTCAAGGGCGGCCATCGCGTCGTCGCCACCGCGCGCCGCAAGGATCGCCTGCAGGCACTCGCCGACGAACTTGGCGACGCACTTCTGCCGTATGAGCTCGACGTGCGCGACCGCGCCGCCGTCGAAGCCGTGCCGGCCTCGCTGCCCGCCGATTTCGCCGCGCTCGACGTGCTCGTCAATAACGCCGGTCTTGCGCTCGGCATCGAGCCCGCGCAAAAGGCGAGCCTCGACGAATGGAACACCATGATCGAGACCAACTGCACGGGCCTCGTGCAGGTCACGCACGCACTCCTGCCCGGCATGGTGGAGCGCAACCGCGGCCACATTTTCAATCTGGGTTCGGCGGCCGGCAACTGGCCGTATGCGGGCGGCAACGTCTATGGCGCCACCAAGGCATTCGTGCGCCAGTTCAGTCTGAACCTGCGCGCCGATCTGGCCGGCACGGCATTGCGCGTGACCGACATCGAACCGGGGCTGTGCGGCGGCACCGAGTTCTCGAACGTGCGTTTCCGCGGGAATGACGAAAAAGCAGCCAAAATGTACGAGAACGTACAAGCGCTCACACCCGAAGATATCGCCGACTCGATCTACTGGATCGCCACCCGTCCCGCTCACGTCAACATCAACACGATCGAACTGATGCCGGTGGCCCAATCGTTCTCCGCTTTGTCGGTTCATCGCGGCTGA
- the glyA gene encoding serine hydroxymethyltransferase: MFDRAQSTIANVDPELWKVIEQENRRQEEHIELIASENYTSPAVMAAQGSQLTNKYAEGYPGKRYYGGCEYVDVAEQLAIDRVKQLFGAEAANVQPNSGSQANQGVFFAMLKPGDTIMGMSLAHGGHLTHGSPVNMSGKWFNVVSYGLNEAEDIDYDAAEKLAQEHKPKLIVAGASAFALRIDFERLSKIAKSVGAYFMVDMAHYAGLIAAGVYPNPVPHADFVTTTTHKSLRGPRGGVILMKAEFEKQINSAIFPGIQGGPLMHVIAGKAVAFKEALSPEFKVYQQQVVENARVLAETLVKRGLRIVSGRTESHVMLVDLRAKKITGKAAEAALGAAHITVNKNAIPNDPEKPFVTSGVRLGSPAMTTRGFGVKEAEQVGNLIADVLDNPEDAATIERVRAQVAELTRRFPVYG, from the coding sequence ATGTTTGACAGAGCCCAAAGCACCATCGCCAACGTCGATCCTGAACTCTGGAAGGTCATCGAGCAGGAAAACCGCCGTCAGGAAGAGCATATCGAACTGATCGCGTCGGAAAACTACACGAGCCCGGCCGTGATGGCTGCGCAGGGCTCGCAACTCACCAACAAGTACGCCGAAGGGTATCCGGGCAAGCGCTACTACGGCGGCTGCGAATACGTCGACGTCGCCGAGCAGCTCGCGATCGACCGCGTCAAACAACTGTTCGGCGCCGAAGCCGCCAACGTGCAGCCGAACTCCGGCTCGCAGGCGAACCAGGGCGTGTTCTTCGCCATGCTCAAGCCGGGCGACACCATCATGGGCATGAGCCTCGCGCACGGTGGTCACCTGACGCACGGTTCGCCGGTCAACATGTCGGGCAAGTGGTTCAACGTGGTGAGCTACGGCCTGAACGAAGCCGAAGACATCGACTACGACGCCGCTGAAAAACTGGCTCAGGAACATAAGCCGAAGCTGATCGTGGCGGGCGCTTCCGCATTCGCGCTGCGTATCGATTTCGAACGCCTGTCGAAGATCGCCAAGTCGGTTGGCGCGTATTTCATGGTCGACATGGCGCACTATGCCGGCCTGATCGCCGCGGGCGTCTACCCGAACCCGGTGCCGCACGCCGACTTCGTCACCACCACCACGCACAAGAGCCTGCGCGGCCCGCGCGGCGGCGTGATCCTGATGAAGGCCGAGTTCGAAAAGCAGATCAACTCGGCAATTTTCCCGGGCATTCAAGGTGGTCCGCTGATGCACGTGATTGCCGGCAAGGCCGTTGCGTTCAAGGAAGCACTGTCGCCGGAGTTCAAGGTGTATCAGCAGCAAGTCGTCGAGAACGCGCGCGTGCTGGCGGAAACGCTGGTCAAGCGCGGTCTGCGCATCGTCTCGGGCCGCACCGAAAGCCACGTGATGCTGGTTGACCTGCGCGCGAAGAAGATCACCGGCAAGGCAGCGGAAGCTGCGCTCGGCGCGGCGCACATCACGGTCAACAAGAACGCGATTCCGAATGACCCGGAAAAGCCGTTCGTCACGAGCGGTGTGCGCCTCGGCTCGCCCGCCATGACCACGCGCGGCTTTGGCGTCAAGGAAGCGGAGCAGGTGGGTAACCTGATCGCCGACGTGCTGGACAACCCGGAAGACGCAGCCACGATTGAACGTGTGCGTGCGCAAGTCGCCGAGCTGACCCGGCGCTTCCCGGTCTACGGCTAA
- the nrdR gene encoding transcriptional regulator NrdR, which yields MHCPFCRHADTQVVDSRVSEDGATIRRRRRCPACDKRFTTYERVELALPSVVKKDGSRTEFDRRKIVASMQLALRKRPVAADAIDAAVARIEYQLLGSGEREVRSERLGELVMNELRALDTIAYVRFASVYRRFEDVSEFEDVIEEFRRASSPPKPPRKR from the coding sequence ATGCATTGCCCCTTCTGCCGTCACGCCGATACGCAAGTTGTGGATTCCCGCGTATCCGAAGACGGTGCGACGATTCGCCGGCGCCGCCGCTGCCCGGCCTGCGACAAACGTTTCACGACGTATGAGCGGGTCGAGCTGGCGTTGCCGTCGGTCGTCAAGAAGGATGGCAGCCGCACGGAATTCGACCGCCGCAAGATCGTCGCAAGCATGCAACTGGCGCTGCGCAAGCGCCCGGTTGCGGCGGACGCGATCGACGCGGCAGTCGCCCGCATCGAGTATCAACTGCTCGGCAGCGGCGAGCGTGAGGTGCGCAGCGAGCGCCTCGGCGAACTCGTGATGAACGAGTTGCGTGCGCTCGATACCATTGCCTATGTTCGTTTCGCCTCTGTCTACCGGCGCTTCGAAGACGTCTCCGAATTCGAGGACGTGATCGAGGAATTTCGCCGTGCCTCTTCTCCTCCCAAGCCGCCCCGCAAGCGCTGA
- a CDS encoding GspH/FimT family pseudopilin has product MNWDAVCLRPRRGFTLVETLAVVALQAVIAVMATPSFVAWHVRDQVDARAKAPASTLAYARSEALRRGARVTVCRIDAARHCLAVGQACGNGVTDWSCGWAVLVERGGTVSLLRAHPLLAAVSITGTQTNLTFAPPAGQLIGTFRSFDIAPRVPSKATKGDKWRRCIRVAAGGRARIVESACGAAS; this is encoded by the coding sequence ATGAATTGGGATGCAGTCTGTTTGAGGCCACGCCGCGGCTTTACGCTTGTCGAAACGCTGGCGGTTGTCGCGCTGCAGGCGGTCATCGCGGTGATGGCGACGCCATCGTTCGTTGCATGGCACGTGCGGGATCAGGTTGACGCACGCGCGAAAGCGCCTGCTTCGACGCTCGCCTATGCGCGCAGCGAAGCATTGCGCCGCGGTGCTCGCGTCACCGTATGCCGAATCGACGCGGCGCGGCATTGTCTTGCCGTAGGGCAAGCGTGCGGCAATGGCGTCACCGACTGGTCGTGCGGCTGGGCCGTCCTGGTCGAACGAGGTGGCACGGTCTCGCTATTGCGCGCGCATCCTTTGCTTGCAGCGGTCAGCATCACCGGGACGCAGACAAATCTCACGTTTGCGCCGCCGGCGGGGCAGTTGATCGGCACCTTTCGCAGCTTTGATATCGCGCCACGCGTGCCGTCGAAAGCGACTAAGGGGGACAAGTGGCGGCGTTGCATCCGCGTCGCGGCGGGAGGTCGTGCGCGGATTGTCGAGAGCGCGTGTGGAGCGGCGTCATGA
- a CDS encoding PilW family protein, with product MKRRIDSTRGHTLVEFVIAIALGLVVTAGVVSLYTTQRNVFERAGDAMRIREAGLSALTLMGQQLQMAGFVPADVVRFNSPPPLFGCSGGRPTGADDNLVCEALASRSDGIVVRYVGDNVSTWASTTGQSTDCLGKAVASNNAALNGQGVLVVNRYFARISGSTGEPELYCEGNGKAGSAQPLVEGVERVRLKYWPVGGLGAIDASGVTAAQWAKIVAVDLCVLVRGAPQGRRVRYVDCDGASVPGVDMRARQAFSRRVAIRNHAADAL from the coding sequence ATGAAGCGCCGTATAGACAGCACACGCGGTCATACGCTCGTCGAATTTGTGATCGCAATTGCGCTTGGGCTGGTGGTGACCGCAGGCGTGGTTTCGCTCTATACAACGCAGCGTAATGTGTTCGAGCGCGCGGGCGATGCGATGCGAATCCGCGAAGCCGGCCTGAGCGCGCTGACGCTGATGGGTCAGCAACTTCAAATGGCCGGCTTCGTGCCCGCGGACGTCGTGAGGTTCAATAGTCCGCCACCCTTATTCGGTTGTTCGGGAGGACGCCCGACCGGTGCGGACGACAACCTTGTCTGCGAGGCGCTGGCAAGCCGCTCCGACGGCATCGTGGTTCGTTATGTCGGGGACAACGTCTCGACGTGGGCGTCAACGACCGGCCAATCGACCGACTGCCTCGGCAAGGCTGTAGCGAGCAACAATGCGGCACTCAATGGGCAGGGTGTGTTGGTGGTCAACCGATACTTCGCCAGGATCAGCGGGTCGACGGGCGAGCCGGAACTTTACTGTGAAGGCAATGGCAAGGCGGGGTCCGCGCAGCCGTTGGTAGAAGGCGTCGAGCGCGTGCGACTCAAGTACTGGCCGGTCGGCGGGTTGGGCGCAATAGACGCGTCGGGGGTGACGGCCGCTCAATGGGCGAAGATCGTCGCCGTCGATCTCTGCGTGCTCGTCCGCGGCGCGCCGCAAGGACGGCGTGTGCGCTATGTCGATTGCGACGGCGCGAGCGTTCCTGGCGTCGACATGCGGGCGCGGCAGGCTTTCTCGAGGCGGGTGGCGATACGCAATCACGCGGCGGACGCCCTGTGA
- a CDS encoding type IV pilin protein yields MTRPRTSAFTLLELMIALAIAAALVVFAVPSYRSHVARTHRIDAASALYRAAQFVEGAAGNGTATLPPGLDQAPQFGTPLYRLQVLPADDANGGYSVEATPIEFGPMRDDACGTFTLDATGVRGNRSSANATAPPGSECWNTS; encoded by the coding sequence ATGACGAGGCCGCGCACATCCGCATTTACGCTGCTTGAATTGATGATCGCGCTGGCAATAGCCGCGGCGCTGGTCGTGTTTGCCGTGCCGTCATACCGGAGCCATGTCGCGCGAACACACAGGATTGACGCGGCATCCGCTCTTTATCGGGCAGCGCAATTCGTCGAGGGAGCGGCAGGCAATGGGACCGCAACACTGCCACCGGGTCTGGATCAGGCGCCGCAATTCGGCACGCCACTCTACCGGTTGCAAGTGCTGCCGGCGGACGACGCAAACGGTGGCTATTCGGTAGAGGCAACGCCGATCGAATTCGGCCCGATGCGCGACGATGCATGCGGCACCTTCACACTGGATGCGACAGGGGTGCGGGGCAACCGAAGCAGCGCAAACGCTACAGCGCCGCCAGGCAGCGAGTGCTGGAATACGAGCTAG
- a CDS encoding DUF3318 domain-containing protein, which yields MSQSHSDNAFRNKRYQAKDLSAPHLRALRKELLLVRADVERMELAQATIELRRAVTHFSWLKFILPGFGGMRMGSRSKAGILNAGSIGALLKQYPLISSIASILLAKPLRATIVAGAKPTLKWGSLALAGWEAYRIWKQMKNDSAKSTRGKKEPVDSGY from the coding sequence ATGAGCCAATCCCACTCCGATAACGCATTTCGCAACAAACGCTACCAGGCTAAAGATCTGAGCGCGCCGCATCTGCGAGCGCTGCGCAAGGAATTGCTGCTGGTGCGCGCGGATGTCGAGCGCATGGAACTCGCCCAGGCAACCATCGAATTGCGGCGAGCCGTCACGCACTTCAGCTGGCTCAAATTCATTCTGCCGGGCTTCGGCGGCATGCGCATGGGTAGCAGATCGAAGGCGGGCATCCTCAATGCAGGGAGCATTGGCGCGCTTCTCAAACAGTACCCGCTCATCAGTTCGATCGCTTCGATTCTGTTGGCCAAGCCGCTGCGCGCGACTATCGTAGCGGGCGCAAAACCCACGCTCAAATGGGGTAGTCTTGCGCTGGCCGGGTGGGAAGCGTATCGAATCTGGAAGCAGATGAAGAATGATTCCGCCAAGTCGACCAGGGGCAAGAAAGAGCCTGTTGATAGCGGGTATTGA
- a CDS encoding phage holin family protein yields the protein MTIETQSQHGEHSPLRRIIGSVFAILQTRLELVGIELAEEKDRLLGVLFLGLAAMMLATMALIALTALIAIAFWDTYRLQALAGITVVYAIAGIACALKARSGLRNAPMVFEATLAEFEKDREVFRKP from the coding sequence ATGACGATCGAAACACAATCGCAGCACGGCGAACATAGTCCGTTGCGCCGTATCATCGGATCCGTGTTTGCCATTCTGCAAACGCGGCTTGAACTGGTCGGTATCGAACTCGCCGAAGAAAAAGATCGTCTGCTTGGCGTGCTGTTCCTCGGCCTCGCCGCCATGATGCTCGCGACAATGGCCTTGATCGCATTGACGGCGCTGATCGCCATCGCGTTCTGGGACACCTACCGATTGCAGGCACTTGCCGGCATCACGGTGGTTTATGCCATTGCGGGGATAGCCTGTGCACTGAAAGCGCGCAGCGGTTTGCGCAATGCCCCAATGGTGTTCGAAGCCACCCTTGCCGAGTTTGAAAAGGACCGCGAGGTGTTTCGCAAACCGTGA
- a CDS encoding YqjD family protein, giving the protein MSEVNKERLMSDIKTVLADAEDLLKQAASATGERASELRETALTRLKQAKEKAADVQVVVVEKGKKAARATDDYVHEHPWASIGIAAGVGVLLGLLINRK; this is encoded by the coding sequence ATGTCGGAAGTCAACAAGGAGAGATTGATGTCGGATATCAAAACCGTCCTCGCGGACGCTGAAGATTTGCTGAAACAGGCCGCGAGCGCCACCGGCGAGCGCGCTTCGGAACTGCGTGAAACGGCGCTTACGCGCCTGAAGCAGGCTAAGGAAAAGGCGGCTGACGTACAGGTCGTGGTGGTCGAGAAAGGTAAGAAGGCCGCACGCGCTACCGACGATTACGTGCACGAGCATCCGTGGGCATCCATCGGCATTGCCGCGGGCGTCGGCGTACTGCTGGGGCTGTTGATCAACCGCAAATAA
- a CDS encoding peroxiredoxin has translation MSLRLGDTAPDFEQESSVGRIKFHEWLGDSWGVLFSHPADFTPVCTTELGLTAKLAGEFEKRNVKTIALSVDNAESHKEWIRDINETQAANVGFPILADGDRKVSELYDMIHPNANETLTVRSLFVIDPKKKVRLIITYPASTGRNFDEVLRVIDSLQLTDHHSVATPGNWKQGDDVVIVPSLKDEEIIKQKFPKGYKALRPYLRMTPQPNK, from the coding sequence ATGAGTCTACGTCTTGGCGATACCGCACCGGATTTCGAACAGGAGTCGAGTGTTGGCCGCATCAAGTTCCACGAATGGCTGGGCGATAGTTGGGGCGTGCTGTTCTCGCACCCTGCTGATTTCACGCCGGTCTGCACGACCGAGCTGGGTTTGACGGCGAAACTGGCCGGCGAATTCGAGAAACGCAATGTGAAGACGATCGCGCTGTCAGTTGACAACGCCGAGTCGCACAAGGAATGGATCAGGGACATCAACGAGACGCAAGCCGCCAATGTCGGCTTCCCGATTCTCGCCGACGGCGATCGCAAGGTCTCCGAGCTGTACGACATGATCCACCCGAACGCCAATGAGACCCTCACGGTCAGGTCGCTGTTCGTGATCGATCCGAAGAAGAAGGTGCGTTTGATCATTACCTACCCGGCCAGCACCGGGCGCAATTTCGACGAAGTGCTGCGCGTGATCGACTCGCTGCAACTCACCGACCACCACTCGGTTGCCACGCCCGGCAACTGGAAGCAGGGCGATGACGTGGTGATCGTGCCGTCGTTGAAAGACGAAGAAATCATCAAGCAGAAATTTCCGAAGGGCTACAAGGCACTGCGCCCGTACCTGCGTATGACGCCGCAGCCGAACAAGTAA
- a CDS encoding acyl-CoA dehydrogenase — protein sequence MAEAAQFHWEDPLLLDQQLTEDERMVRDAAAAYAQDKLQPRVLEAFRHEKTDIEIFREMGELGLLGPTIPEQYGGPGLNYVAYGLIAREVERVDSGYRSMMSVQSSLVMVPIYEFGSEAQKQKYLPKLVTGEWIGCFGLTEPNHGSDPGSMITRAKKVDGGYSLSGSKMWITNSPIADVFVVWAKLEEDGKDAIRGFILEKGWKGLSAPTIHSKVGLRASITGEIVLDDVFVPEENRFPEVSGLRGPFTCLNSARYGIAWGALGAAEACWHTARQYVLDRKQFGRPLAANQLIQKKLADMQTEITLGLQGVLRLGRMKDEGTAAVEITSIMKRNSCGKALDIARLARDMLGGNGISDEFGIARHLVNLEVVNTYEGTHDIHALILGRAQTGIQAFF from the coding sequence ATGGCAGAGGCCGCGCAGTTTCACTGGGAAGACCCGTTGCTGCTGGATCAGCAGCTCACTGAAGACGAACGCATGGTGCGCGACGCCGCCGCCGCTTACGCGCAGGACAAGCTGCAACCGCGCGTGCTCGAAGCGTTCCGTCACGAGAAGACCGACATCGAGATCTTCCGCGAGATGGGCGAGCTCGGCCTGCTCGGCCCGACGATTCCTGAGCAATACGGCGGTCCCGGTCTGAACTACGTGGCGTACGGTCTGATCGCGCGGGAAGTGGAGCGCGTCGATTCCGGCTACCGGTCGATGATGTCGGTGCAGTCGTCGCTCGTGATGGTGCCGATCTACGAATTCGGCTCGGAAGCGCAAAAGCAGAAGTACCTGCCGAAGCTCGTCACTGGCGAATGGATCGGCTGCTTCGGCCTGACCGAACCGAACCACGGCTCCGATCCGGGCAGCATGATCACGCGAGCCAAGAAAGTCGACGGCGGCTATTCGCTGTCGGGCTCGAAGATGTGGATCACCAATTCGCCGATCGCGGACGTGTTCGTCGTGTGGGCAAAGCTCGAAGAGGACGGCAAGGACGCGATCCGCGGCTTCATTCTCGAGAAGGGATGGAAGGGGCTGTCGGCGCCGACGATCCATAGCAAGGTGGGCTTGCGCGCGTCGATCACGGGCGAGATCGTGCTCGACGACGTGTTCGTGCCGGAAGAGAACCGCTTCCCCGAAGTCAGCGGCTTGCGCGGTCCCTTCACGTGCCTGAACTCGGCGCGCTACGGGATTGCCTGGGGCGCGCTCGGCGCGGCTGAAGCATGCTGGCACACGGCGCGTCAGTACGTGCTGGATCGCAAGCAGTTCGGCCGGCCGCTCGCCGCGAACCAGTTGATTCAGAAAAAGCTCGCCGACATGCAAACCGAGATCACGCTTGGCCTGCAAGGCGTGTTGCGTCTCGGCCGCATGAAAGACGAAGGCACAGCCGCCGTCGAAATTACATCGATCATGAAGCGCAATTCGTGCGGCAAGGCACTGGACATTGCACGGCTCGCGCGTGACATGCTCGGCGGCAACGGCATCTCGGACGAGTTCGGCATCGCGCGGCATCTGGTCAATCTGGAAGTCGTGAACACGTACGAAGGCACGCACGACATTCACGCGCTGATCCTCGGGCGCGCGCAAACGGGGATTCAGGCGTTTTTCTGA